From one Rattus rattus isolate New Zealand chromosome 15, Rrattus_CSIRO_v1, whole genome shotgun sequence genomic stretch:
- the Gpr17 gene encoding uracil nucleotide/cysteinyl leukotriene receptor has product MDGLETALPSLTDNASLAYSEQCGQETPLENMLFACFYLLDFILAFVGNALALWLFIWDHKSGTPANVFLMHLAVADLSCVLVLPTRLVYHFSGNHWPFGEIPCRLTGFLFYLNMYASIYFLTCISADRFLAIVHPVKSLKLRRPLYAHLACAFLWIVVAVAMAPLLVSPQTVQTNHTVVCLQLYREKASHHALASLAVAFTFPFITTVTCYLLIIRSLRQGPRIEKHLKNKAVRMIAMVLAIFLICFVPYHIHRSVYVLHYRGGGTSCSAQRALALGNRITSCLTSLNGALDPVMYFFVAEKFRHALCNLLCSKRLTGPPPSFEGKTNESSLSARSEL; this is encoded by the coding sequence ATGGATGGCCTGGAGACAGCCCTACCGAGTCTGACTGACAACGCCTCCCTGGCTTACTCTGAGCAATGTGGCCAAGAGACGCCCCTGGAGAACATGCTCTtcgcctgcttctacctcctggaCTTCATCCTAGCTTTTGTGGGCAACGCTCTGGCCCTCTGGCTTTTCATTTGGGATCACAAGTCAGGCACTCCGGCCAACGTGTTCCTAATGCACCTGGCTGTGGCTGACTTGTCCTGTGTGCTGGTCCTGCCTACCCGGTTGGTTTATCACTTCTCTGGCAATCACTGGCCTTTTGGGGAAATCCCGTGCCGACTCACTGGCTTCCTCTTCTACCTGAATATGTACGCCAGCATCTACTTCCTCACCTGCATCAGTGCTGACCGCTTCCTGGCCATTGTGCACCCAGTCAAGTCCCTCAAGCTTCGAAGACCTCTCTATGCCCACCTGGCCTGCGCCTTCCTGTGGATCGTGGTGGCCGTAGCTATGGCCCCACTGCTAGTCAGTCCGCAGACTGTGCAGACCAACCACACGGTTGTCTGCCTGCAACTGTACCGGGAGAAGGCCTCCCATCAtgccctggcttccctggctGTGGCTTTTACCTTCCCCTTCATCACCACGGTCACCTGCTACCTGCTGATCATTCGCAGCCTCCGCCAGGGTCCCCGTATAGAGAAGCACCTCAAGAATAAAGCCGTCCGCATGATTGCTATGGTTCTGGCCATCTTCCTGATTTGTTTTGTGCCCTACCACATCCACCGTTCAGTCTATGTGCTTCACTACCGCGGTGGTGGGACTTCGTGCTCGGCTCAGCGTGCCCTGGCCCTAGGGAACCGGATCACCTCCTGCCTCACCAGCCTCAACGGGGCCCTGGATCCAGTCATGTACTTCTTTGTGGCTGAGAAATTCCGCCACGCCTTGTGCAACTTGCTCTGCAGCAAACGGCTCACAGGCCCTCCTCCCAGCTTTGAAGGGAAAACCAACGAGAGCTCCCTGAGCGCTCGATCTGAGCTGTGA